One window of the Leptotrichia sp. oral taxon 215 str. W9775 genome contains the following:
- a CDS encoding Fic family protein has translation MDIETINYEYFLDLLVRMTHHSNAIEGNTLTLNETATIILDNTIPGSKSVREVFEVLNHKKAIDYIISELENEKKLDIYMIKNINTEILDRLNDNAGNLKNSSNAIIGANFETSTPSQVPILTKNWIENLNYRKNTDEKLLEILNSHVEFERIHPFSDGNGRTGRLIMLYLCFQEKVSPFVIEKSDRALYMTYLREQNVDIIFERIKELQEFEENRLKQF, from the coding sequence ATGGATATAGAAACTATAAATTATGAGTATTTTTTAGATTTATTAGTGAGAATGACGCATCATTCGAATGCCATTGAAGGAAATACATTAACACTAAATGAAACAGCTACAATTATTTTAGATAATACAATACCGGGAAGTAAAAGTGTACGTGAAGTTTTTGAAGTTTTAAATCATAAGAAAGCAATTGATTATATTATAAGTGAACTTGAAAATGAGAAAAAATTAGATATTTATATGATTAAAAATATAAATACGGAAATTTTAGACAGATTAAACGATAATGCGGGAAATTTAAAAAATAGCAGTAATGCAATAATTGGTGCAAATTTTGAAACTTCTACGCCAAGTCAGGTACCGATTCTTACCAAAAATTGGATTGAAAATTTAAATTATCGGAAAAATACTGATGAAAAGTTGTTGGAAATACTAAATTCTCATGTAGAGTTTGAAAGAATACATCCTTTTAGTGATGGAAATGGTCGGACAGGAAGATTAATTATGCTATATTTGTGTTTTCAGGAGAAAGTAAGTCCATTTGTGATTGAAAAAAGTGACAGGGCTTTGTATATGACTTATCTGAGGGAACAAAATGTAGATATTATTTTTGAAAGGATAAAAGAATTACAGGAATTTGAGGAAAATAGACTGAAACAATTTTAA
- a CDS encoding ABC transporter ATP-binding protein — MKEILHYENVTFRREGREILKGIDWHINEGENWALLGLNGSGKSTLLGMIPAYTFPTSGEVRVFGHKFGNYVWTKIRDRVGFVSSTLNNFLSTLNSQKLEDVVISGKFSSIGIYQEVTEEDRKKAEKIIEDFGITYIKEKYFSTLSQGEQRRTLLARAFMNEPDLLILDEPCSGLDVKSREYLLSVLEKNSKNENAVPFIYVTHQIEEIIPSITHVTLLKDGKVFAKGNKKDILTDKILSEMFEMSVKIVWENDRSWLIVK; from the coding sequence ATGAAAGAAATACTTCATTATGAAAATGTTACATTTAGAAGAGAAGGTAGGGAAATTTTAAAGGGGATAGATTGGCATATAAATGAAGGAGAAAATTGGGCTTTACTGGGGCTGAACGGCTCCGGTAAATCCACTCTTTTGGGAATGATTCCGGCTTATACTTTTCCAACTTCAGGAGAAGTACGGGTTTTTGGGCATAAATTTGGAAATTATGTATGGACAAAAATTCGTGACAGAGTAGGTTTTGTGAGCTCTACTTTAAATAATTTTTTGAGTACATTGAATTCCCAGAAATTAGAAGATGTCGTAATTTCCGGGAAGTTCAGTTCGATTGGAATTTATCAGGAAGTAACGGAGGAAGATAGAAAAAAAGCTGAAAAAATAATTGAAGATTTTGGAATAACATACATCAAAGAGAAATATTTTTCAACATTGTCACAAGGTGAACAAAGACGGACATTACTTGCAAGAGCATTTATGAATGAACCGGATTTACTGATTTTAGATGAGCCCTGTTCAGGATTAGATGTAAAATCAAGAGAATATCTGCTTTCAGTTTTGGAAAAAAATTCTAAAAATGAAAATGCAGTACCGTTTATTTATGTGACACATCAAATTGAAGAAATAATACCTTCAATTACCCATGTGACTCTTTTAAAAGATGGAAAAGTTTTTGCAAAGGGCAATAAAAAAGATATTTTAACAGATAAAATTTTATCAGAAATGTTTGAAATGTCAGTAAAAATTGTCTGGGAAAATGACAGATCATGGCTAATTGTGAAATAA
- the leuB gene encoding 3-isopropylmalate dehydrogenase → MNYNIALLKGDGIGPEIVDEAVKILDKIGEKFGHKFEYVQGYLGGESIDKYGIPLSDETVQVSRESDAILLGAIGGPKWDNIDPQKRPERGLLAIRKELGVYTNLRPATLFKPLKSASPLKEEIIGEGLDIMIVRELTGGLYFGHREYSEEKAYDTLSYTRPEIERIAKKAFEIAKLRNKKLTSVDKHNVLDTSKLWRKIVEEIAKDYPEVEVSHMYVDNAAMQLISNPGQFDVILTENMFGDILSDEASMLTGSLGMLASASLGDGKKGLYEPSHGSAPDIAGQNVANPIATILSAAMMLRYSFDLSAEADAIEKAVEKTLEEGYRTADIYTEGMKKVGTAEMGTEIAGRI, encoded by the coding sequence ATGAATTATAACATTGCATTATTAAAAGGGGATGGAATTGGTCCGGAAATAGTTGATGAAGCGGTAAAAATTCTGGATAAGATTGGAGAGAAATTTGGTCATAAGTTTGAGTATGTTCAGGGGTATTTAGGTGGAGAGTCTATTGATAAGTATGGTATTCCTTTATCTGATGAAACAGTTCAAGTGAGCAGGGAAAGTGATGCAATTTTACTTGGAGCAATTGGAGGGCCTAAATGGGACAATATTGACCCACAGAAGAGACCGGAAAGAGGACTTCTTGCAATAAGAAAGGAACTTGGGGTATATACTAACTTAAGACCTGCAACATTATTTAAACCATTGAAAAGTGCGAGTCCTTTAAAAGAGGAAATAATCGGTGAAGGACTTGACATAATGATAGTAAGGGAACTTACAGGGGGACTTTACTTCGGACATAGGGAATATTCAGAAGAAAAGGCATATGACACACTTTCATACACAAGACCTGAAATTGAAAGAATTGCTAAAAAAGCATTTGAAATAGCAAAACTTAGAAATAAAAAGCTGACAAGTGTTGATAAGCACAATGTTCTTGACACTTCAAAACTTTGGAGAAAAATTGTTGAGGAAATAGCAAAGGATTATCCTGAAGTGGAAGTTTCACACATGTATGTGGATAATGCGGCAATGCAGCTGATTTCAAATCCTGGCCAGTTTGATGTAATTTTAACTGAGAATATGTTTGGAGATATTTTATCTGATGAGGCTTCAATGCTTACAGGATCACTTGGAATGCTGGCATCTGCAAGTTTAGGTGACGGAAAGAAAGGGCTTTATGAGCCAAGTCATGGTTCTGCCCCTGATATAGCTGGACAGAATGTGGCAAATCCTATTGCAACAATACTTTCTGCCGCAATGATGCTAAGATATTCATTTGATTTATCTGCTGAAGCTGATGCAATAGAAAAGGCAGTGGAAAAAACATTGGAAGAAGGATATAGAACAGCTGATATTTATACTGAAGGAATGAAAAAAGTCGGAACTGCTGAAATGGGAACAGAAATAGCAGGAAGAATATAG
- the ilvC gene encoding ketol-acid reductoisomerase, whose translation MAGNILGTTVYYDADCNLDKLTGKKITILGYGSQGHAHALNLKESGMDVTVGLRKGSKSWKQAEEAGFTVKETADAVKGADIVMILIPDELQADTYAADVAPNLKEGAYLGFGHGFNIHFKKINPREDINVFMVAPKGPGHLVRRTFQEGSGVPCLIAVEKDPSGDTKEVALAWASGIGGGRSGILETTYKQETETDLFGEQAVLCGGVVELMKTGFEVLVEAGYDPVNAYFECLHEMKLIVDLIYEGGLATMRNSISNTAEYGDYITGPKIITPETKKAMQGVLADIQSGKFADDFLADSKAGQPYLKAKREEFAKHEVEKVGAELRKLMSWIKK comes from the coding sequence ATGGCAGGAAATATTTTAGGAACAACAGTTTATTATGATGCAGATTGTAACTTGGACAAATTGACAGGAAAGAAAATAACAATACTGGGGTATGGATCACAGGGGCATGCTCATGCATTGAACTTAAAGGAAAGTGGAATGGATGTAACAGTGGGGCTTAGAAAAGGTTCAAAATCATGGAAACAGGCTGAAGAAGCAGGATTTACAGTTAAAGAAACAGCTGATGCAGTAAAAGGTGCAGATATAGTTATGATTTTAATTCCTGATGAATTACAGGCAGATACATATGCGGCAGATGTTGCACCTAACCTGAAAGAAGGAGCATACTTAGGATTTGGACATGGATTTAACATTCATTTCAAAAAAATAAATCCTAGGGAAGATATAAATGTATTCATGGTTGCACCAAAAGGACCAGGACATCTTGTAAGAAGAACTTTCCAGGAAGGAAGTGGAGTTCCTTGTCTTATAGCAGTGGAAAAAGATCCTAGCGGAGATACTAAGGAAGTAGCTCTTGCATGGGCATCAGGTATTGGTGGAGGAAGATCAGGAATACTTGAAACAACTTACAAACAGGAAACAGAAACAGATTTATTTGGAGAACAGGCAGTTTTATGTGGTGGAGTTGTAGAACTTATGAAAACTGGATTTGAAGTGCTTGTGGAAGCTGGATATGATCCTGTAAATGCTTATTTTGAATGTCTTCACGAAATGAAACTAATTGTAGACCTAATTTATGAAGGTGGACTGGCAACAATGAGAAATTCAATTTCAAACACAGCAGAATATGGAGATTATATTACAGGACCAAAAATAATTACACCTGAAACTAAAAAAGCAATGCAGGGAGTTTTAGCAGATATCCAATCAGGAAAATTTGCTGATGACTTCTTAGCTGATTCAAAAGCAGGACAACCATATTTGAAAGCTAAAAGAGAAGAATTTGCAAAACATGAAGTTGAAAAAGTTGGAGCTGAATTAAGAAAACTTATGTCATGGATTAAAAAATAG
- a CDS encoding toxin-antitoxin system YwqK family antitoxin, whose product MLKKILFLVMLLSMQTLFADLSFEQELDNVSFNEAAKEASISASRQGKKSFKFTGTYIETGRSFLEVEYKNGKRDGAAVFYYKNGNTMAKGNYKDDKKDRVWEFYTEDGKLERKVTYRNGLYDGMTTEFFKSGKINRTSNYVQGIKNGKEKEYYVSGRVQNEGNYINNQLEGKYIIYYPNGRIYMKSNFINNKHNGEIVYYYENGKTMLKGNTKDGSSIGEFEFYDENGKLEYKGEYDSIKDKFMPKLEKYRNKTVRSN is encoded by the coding sequence ATGTTAAAAAAAATACTTTTTTTAGTAATGCTGTTAAGTATGCAGACGCTTTTTGCAGATTTATCTTTTGAGCAGGAACTTGATAATGTTTCATTCAATGAAGCAGCAAAGGAAGCTTCAATTTCAGCATCAAGACAAGGAAAAAAATCATTTAAATTTACAGGTACGTATATAGAAACAGGAAGAAGTTTCCTTGAAGTGGAGTATAAAAATGGAAAAAGGGACGGTGCCGCTGTATTTTATTATAAAAATGGGAATACTATGGCAAAAGGAAATTATAAAGATGATAAAAAGGATAGAGTGTGGGAATTTTATACAGAAGATGGTAAACTTGAAAGAAAAGTCACTTATAGAAATGGTCTTTATGATGGAATGACAACTGAATTTTTTAAAAGTGGAAAAATAAATAGAACGAGTAACTATGTTCAGGGAATAAAAAATGGAAAAGAAAAGGAATATTATGTTTCCGGAAGAGTTCAGAACGAAGGAAATTATATAAATAATCAGCTTGAAGGAAAATATATCATATATTATCCTAATGGAAGAATTTACATGAAGAGTAATTTTATAAATAATAAGCATAATGGCGAAATCGTTTACTATTATGAAAATGGAAAAACAATGTTAAAAGGTAACACAAAAGATGGAAGCAGCATAGGAGAATTTGAATTTTATGATGAAAATGGAAAATTGGAATACAAAGGGGAATATGACAGCATAAAAGATAAATTCATGCCAAAGCTTGAAAAATATAGAAACAAAACTGTGAGAAGTAACTAA
- a CDS encoding SDR family oxidoreductase, with translation MEKILITGASSGIGKELARNLAGRSRKMYLLARSEDKLNLLKKELEEKNSLLECTCIKYDLNDIEQLEKITENCDVDLVINCAGIGKITDFLKLSDEEDLNTINVNFISPLILTKKFSEKFLQAGKGTILNVCSTAALYQHPYMAIYSSVKSALLHYSLALDEELSHKNKNVRVLSVCPGPTASNFFDKDTQEKFGNSQKFMMTSECAAKEIIKMIEKKKRFSIIGFRNKLSMFLINLLPVSLQLKLAGLILKKVIK, from the coding sequence ATGGAAAAAATTTTAATAACAGGTGCGAGTTCAGGAATTGGAAAAGAATTAGCAAGAAATCTGGCAGGCAGAAGCAGGAAAATGTATCTGCTGGCAAGGTCTGAAGACAAACTGAATTTACTGAAAAAAGAACTGGAAGAAAAAAATTCTTTACTCGAATGTACATGCATAAAATATGATTTAAATGATATTGAACAATTGGAAAAAATTACTGAAAACTGTGATGTGGATTTAGTGATTAACTGTGCAGGTATAGGTAAAATTACTGATTTTCTGAAACTAAGTGATGAAGAAGATTTGAATACAATAAATGTGAATTTCATTTCTCCGTTAATTTTGACTAAAAAATTTTCAGAAAAATTTTTACAGGCGGGAAAAGGAACAATATTAAATGTCTGTTCAACTGCCGCCTTATATCAGCATCCGTATATGGCAATATATAGTTCAGTAAAATCTGCCCTGCTGCATTATTCTCTGGCACTGGATGAAGAATTGTCGCATAAAAATAAAAATGTGAGGGTTCTGTCAGTTTGTCCAGGTCCAACAGCAAGTAACTTTTTTGATAAGGATACACAGGAAAAATTTGGAAATTCACAAAAATTTATGATGACTTCAGAATGTGCTGCTAAAGAAATTATAAAAATGATTGAAAAGAAAAAGAGATTTTCCATAATTGGATTTAGAAATAAACTGTCTATGTTTTTAATAAATTTATTACCAGTTTCATTGCAGTTAAAACTGGCAGGATTAATTTTAAAAAAGGTGATTAAATGA
- a CDS encoding NADAR family protein — MGIKNLEIRNAKYNIKELKKNYLKGKKQKFLFFWGHQPSKDGSIIKTCFSQWWKSVFIENGRKYCCMEQYMMAKKAELFEDNEILEEIMETADPKKIKALGRKVKNFNEKKWNEVKYSIVFAGNLLKFSQDEKMKDFLLSTKNDIIVEASPYDKIWGIGMSADDEFVENPTRWKGENLLGFALMEVRDELSK, encoded by the coding sequence ATGGGAATAAAAAATTTAGAAATAAGAAATGCAAAATACAATATAAAGGAATTGAAGAAAAATTATTTAAAAGGGAAAAAGCAGAAATTTCTTTTTTTCTGGGGACATCAGCCATCAAAAGATGGGAGCATAATAAAAACATGTTTCAGCCAATGGTGGAAATCAGTTTTCATTGAAAATGGCAGAAAATATTGCTGTATGGAACAGTATATGATGGCAAAAAAAGCTGAATTATTTGAAGATAATGAAATTTTAGAAGAAATAATGGAAACGGCAGATCCTAAAAAAATAAAAGCTTTAGGAAGAAAAGTTAAAAACTTTAATGAGAAAAAATGGAATGAAGTAAAATATTCGATTGTATTTGCCGGAAATCTACTGAAATTTTCTCAGGATGAAAAGATGAAAGACTTTCTGCTTTCAACTAAAAATGATATAATAGTGGAAGCAAGTCCTTATGATAAAATCTGGGGAATTGGTATGTCTGCAGATGATGAATTTGTGGAAAATCCTACAAGGTGGAAAGGTGAAAATCTTTTAGGATTTGCATTAATGGAAGTAAGAGATGAATTATCCAAGTAA
- the leuD gene encoding 3-isopropylmalate dehydratase small subunit, which translates to MKPFTKYEGTIVPIMNDNIDTDQLIPKQYLKSIEKTGFGQYVFDEWRYNEDRTENMDFNLNKPEYKTGTILITGDNFGCGSSREHAAWALQDYGFHVIVAGGYSGIFYMNWLNNGHLPITLPEADRLELAKLPGDVKVTVDLENNKLTANGKDYLFELEESWKQRLLKGLDSIGLTLEHEDEIRKYEENHK; encoded by the coding sequence ATGAAACCATTTACAAAATATGAAGGAACAATCGTTCCTATAATGAATGATAATATCGACACAGATCAGCTGATTCCAAAGCAATATTTGAAAAGTATTGAAAAAACAGGTTTTGGACAATATGTGTTTGATGAATGGAGATACAACGAAGATAGAACTGAGAATATGGATTTTAATTTAAATAAGCCTGAATATAAGACAGGGACAATTTTAATTACAGGAGATAATTTTGGATGCGGTTCGAGCAGAGAGCATGCGGCGTGGGCATTACAGGATTATGGCTTTCATGTAATTGTTGCTGGAGGATACTCGGGAATTTTCTATATGAACTGGCTGAATAACGGGCATTTGCCAATAACTTTACCTGAAGCAGACAGACTTGAACTGGCTAAACTTCCTGGAGATGTAAAAGTGACAGTTGATCTTGAAAATAATAAATTGACAGCAAATGGAAAGGACTATTTGTTTGAGCTGGAAGAAAGCTGGAAACAGAGATTGCTGAAAGGACTGGATTCAATCGGACTGACATTGGAACATGAAGATGAGATTAGGAAATATGAGGAGAATCATAAATAG
- a CDS encoding YwqG family protein: MEDKELKKLAKEIFEKIKKKYYETAKEMIVANASVNTSKEIKITDSKIEGIPYIPKGSKIPTNSEGKQFMFLAQINCADLKGLENFPKEGILQFWVLGDDLMGLDFDNSTNRNGFDVIYYEKIEDYYLEDEFKKMYNPYKYDPAWDFLIAHHPCKMEFSLGKQKENLDYDFLDILFEKVWEEENFKFDEKDKLSEEVEEIYGYEFYEENIGTKCNGFPFFTQSEPRKGEEMNEYDTLLFQINSGKEIMIGDCGVMNFFINREKLKNRDFSDVFYNWDCY; encoded by the coding sequence ATGGAAGATAAAGAATTAAAGAAGTTGGCAAAAGAGATTTTTGAAAAAATAAAAAAAAAGTATTATGAAACAGCAAAAGAAATGATAGTTGCAAATGCTTCAGTCAATACTTCAAAGGAAATAAAAATAACAGACAGTAAAATTGAAGGAATTCCATATATTCCAAAAGGGAGTAAAATTCCAACAAATTCAGAAGGGAAACAGTTTATGTTTCTTGCACAGATAAATTGTGCTGACTTAAAAGGTCTAGAAAATTTTCCAAAAGAAGGAATTTTGCAATTTTGGGTTTTGGGAGATGACTTGATGGGATTAGATTTTGACAACAGTACAAATCGGAATGGTTTTGATGTAATTTATTATGAGAAAATTGAAGATTACTATTTGGAAGATGAGTTTAAGAAAATGTATAATCCTTACAAATATGACCCGGCATGGGATTTTTTGATAGCACATCATCCTTGTAAAATGGAATTTTCTTTGGGAAAGCAAAAAGAGAATTTAGACTATGATTTTTTAGATATTTTATTTGAAAAAGTATGGGAAGAAGAAAATTTTAAATTTGATGAAAAAGATAAATTGTCTGAAGAAGTGGAAGAAATTTATGGATATGAATTTTATGAAGAAAATATTGGCACAAAATGTAATGGATTTCCATTTTTCACACAATCTGAACCAAGAAAGGGTGAGGAAATGAATGAATACGATACTTTATTATTTCAAATTAATAGTGGAAAAGAAATAATGATTGGAGATTGTGGAGTGATGAATTTCTTTATTAATCGTGAAAAATTAAAAAATAGGGACTTTTCAGATGTTTTCTACAATTGGGACTGCTATTAA
- the leuC gene encoding 3-isopropylmalate dehydratase large subunit, with product MSEIKNGIKKPKTLFDKVWEKHVITGEPGEAQLLYIDLHLIHEVTSPQAFSGLRLAGRKVRRPDLTFGTMDHNTPTIMSQRLDIKDKISKAQLDALAANCKEFGIELVDMFNESNGIVHMVGPEQGLTQPGKTVVCGDSHTATHGAFGAIAFGIGTSEVEHVLATQTIWQKKPKTMGIEITGKLQKGVYAKDIILHIIKTYGIGLGNGYAFEFFGDTIRGLSMEERMTICNMAIEGGGKSGIIAPDETTFEYVRGRRFAPKGEEFEKKVAEWKELYTDSVEAFDKHIKVDVSNLEPQVTWGTNPEMGISVTETFPEIKDHNDEKAYEYMGLKPGQTPFEIPLKHVFIGSCTNGRLSDLEIAAKIVKGKKVASNITAVVVPGSQIVKKMAEENGIAQIFKDAGFEWREAGCSTCLGMNPDLIPAGEHCASTSNRNFEGRQGKGARTHLVSPAMAAAAAIYGKFVDVRELEEVK from the coding sequence ATGTCAGAAATAAAAAATGGAATAAAAAAACCAAAAACTTTATTTGATAAGGTTTGGGAAAAACATGTAATAACAGGGGAACCAGGGGAAGCTCAGCTACTTTACATAGATTTACACTTAATTCATGAGGTTACTTCACCACAGGCGTTTTCAGGACTGAGATTAGCCGGGAGAAAGGTTAGAAGACCTGACTTAACATTTGGGACAATGGATCATAATACTCCAACTATAATGTCACAAAGACTGGATATTAAAGATAAAATTTCAAAGGCACAGCTGGATGCACTTGCGGCAAACTGTAAGGAATTTGGAATAGAACTGGTTGATATGTTTAATGAAAGCAATGGAATAGTTCATATGGTAGGGCCTGAACAGGGACTTACACAGCCAGGAAAAACAGTAGTTTGTGGAGATAGTCATACTGCAACTCATGGGGCATTTGGAGCAATTGCATTTGGAATAGGAACAAGTGAAGTTGAACATGTACTGGCAACACAGACAATCTGGCAGAAAAAACCTAAGACAATGGGAATTGAAATAACAGGAAAACTGCAAAAGGGAGTTTATGCAAAGGATATAATTTTACATATAATTAAAACTTATGGAATTGGGCTTGGAAACGGTTATGCCTTTGAGTTTTTCGGAGACACGATAAGAGGCCTTTCGATGGAAGAAAGAATGACAATTTGTAACATGGCAATTGAAGGTGGAGGGAAATCAGGAATTATTGCTCCTGATGAAACTACTTTTGAATATGTAAGAGGAAGAAGATTTGCACCTAAAGGTGAAGAATTTGAGAAAAAGGTGGCTGAATGGAAGGAATTATACACAGATTCTGTGGAAGCCTTTGATAAGCATATTAAAGTGGATGTTTCAAACCTTGAACCACAAGTTACATGGGGGACAAATCCTGAAATGGGAATCAGCGTTACAGAAACTTTCCCTGAAATTAAAGATCACAATGATGAAAAGGCATATGAATATATGGGATTAAAGCCGGGACAGACTCCATTTGAGATACCTTTAAAACATGTGTTTATTGGTTCGTGTACAAATGGAAGACTGAGCGACCTGGAAATTGCCGCAAAAATTGTAAAAGGAAAAAAAGTTGCATCAAATATTACAGCAGTTGTAGTTCCAGGATCACAAATAGTTAAAAAAATGGCTGAAGAAAATGGAATAGCACAAATATTCAAAGATGCAGGCTTTGAATGGAGGGAGGCCGGATGCTCAACTTGCCTTGGAATGAACCCTGATTTGATACCGGCTGGAGAACATTGTGCATCAACTTCCAATAGAAACTTTGAAGGACGTCAAGGAAAAGGAGCAAGAACTCACTTAGTAAGTCCGGCAATGGCAGCGGCTGCCGCAATTTATGGGAAATTTGTGGATGTAAGGGAATTGGAAGAAGTGAAATAA
- a CDS encoding lysozyme inhibitor LprI family protein, with translation MNGENKKSKENRKREENKKSIITSVFAVIILIGVFLIYSSYSKMLRLQAELKLQEAKEKIKKIEENEQKQAETQQNLQKDIQKVEETVANAVTQQTNYEEELMKRMSSVKDTDFEGSTAEMAEQAEKARKAWDDELNKVYKLLMSELSGEQKAKLQNSEREWIKNIEKEIEKMLDEECGLDEKGKRMTCGTVVVPIEAGTRMERTKERAIQLAKMYDEIHKK, from the coding sequence ATGAACGGAGAAAATAAAAAAAGCAAAGAAAACAGAAAAAGGGAAGAAAATAAGAAATCTATTATTACTTCAGTTTTTGCAGTAATAATTCTTATTGGAGTTTTTTTAATATATAGTTCATATTCAAAAATGCTACGTCTTCAGGCAGAATTAAAGCTACAGGAAGCAAAGGAAAAAATAAAAAAGATAGAAGAAAATGAGCAGAAACAGGCAGAAACACAGCAAAATCTGCAGAAGGATATTCAAAAAGTTGAAGAAACAGTTGCCAATGCTGTGACTCAGCAAACAAATTATGAAGAGGAACTGATGAAAAGAATGTCTTCTGTAAAGGACACTGATTTTGAAGGAAGTACGGCAGAAATGGCAGAACAGGCAGAAAAAGCCCGTAAAGCATGGGATGATGAACTAAATAAAGTTTATAAGCTTCTGATGTCAGAACTTTCAGGTGAACAGAAAGCAAAACTTCAAAACAGTGAGAGGGAATGGATAAAAAATATAGAAAAAGAAATAGAAAAAATGCTTGACGAAGAATGTGGTCTTGATGAAAAAGGAAAAAGAATGACTTGCGGAACAGTGGTTGTTCCAATTGAAGCGGGAACAAGAATGGAAAGAACAAAGGAAAGAGCAATACAGCTTGCAAAAATGTATGACGAAATTCATAAGAAATAG
- a CDS encoding AEC family transporter, producing MIFLTSLGSIFPIIVMIAIGYILRKRHWFHHTFSENVSKLITNVALPCSIFYSVLKYLDMNVLKELSNRLIFTFASVIIGYVTAYIVIKIFKIRRGRRGVFYNAVVNANTIFIGLPLNMALFGEQASKYYLMYYITNTISIWTLGYILLENDSTEEKEGKGGFNPKKLLSPPLIAFVVAFIVLVLGISIPKPLVETTKYLGNIVTPLALLYIGIVLADAGLHSINFDLDTILALLGRFVFSSIVMVALLKAAGQFIQLDSLEIKTFVIQSAAPVFAALPILTNQTEGDIEYATNVVTTSTILFVVVIPILMMFLK from the coding sequence ATGATTTTTTTAACGTCACTGGGGAGTATATTTCCCATTATTGTAATGATAGCAATAGGTTATATTTTAAGAAAGAGACACTGGTTTCACCATACATTCAGTGAAAATGTATCGAAACTTATAACAAATGTGGCATTACCATGTTCAATATTTTATTCTGTATTAAAATATTTAGACATGAACGTATTGAAAGAATTATCAAATCGTCTAATTTTTACATTTGCTTCAGTTATTATAGGCTATGTTACAGCTTACATTGTAATAAAAATATTCAAGATAAGAAGAGGACGTCGAGGGGTATTTTATAATGCAGTAGTAAATGCAAACACAATATTTATTGGACTTCCTTTAAATATGGCACTTTTTGGGGAACAGGCTTCCAAATATTATTTAATGTATTACATAACAAATACAATATCAATCTGGACATTAGGATACATACTTCTGGAAAATGATTCTACAGAAGAGAAGGAAGGTAAAGGAGGATTTAATCCTAAAAAACTGCTTTCACCACCACTTATAGCTTTTGTAGTTGCATTTATAGTTCTAGTTCTGGGAATAAGTATTCCTAAACCTCTGGTGGAAACTACAAAGTATCTTGGTAATATTGTTACTCCTCTTGCACTGCTTTATATCGGGATTGTTCTTGCAGATGCAGGACTTCACAGTATAAATTTTGATTTGGATACAATTTTAGCTTTACTGGGAAGATTTGTATTTTCTTCAATCGTTATGGTTGCATTACTGAAAGCTGCAGGTCAGTTTATTCAGCTGGATTCATTGGAAATTAAAACATTTGTCATACAGTCGGCTGCCCCTGTATTTGCGGCATTGCCAATTTTGACAAATCAGACAGAAGGGGATATAGAGTATGCTACAAACGTAGTTACTACAAGTACAATTTTATTTGTGGTTGTCATACCTATACTTATGATGTTTTTAAAGTAA